The DNA sequence GAAATTCATCTCACATCTATTGGCACTGAAACAATATTAAGTGTTAACCTTTAAACTGATATGGATTTTTGTGAATGAGTTTTAATAACCCTATCAAACTAGTGTTTCTTAAGTTTTATATTAGTGTTAATCCTTCCTTTCGTAGAAAATGCAGGCCTGccgactctcacgcatctggcgtgacactcacgctttccgaCTCTCaggctcatgcaagaaatcttacaacaaatctatattattccattataaacctaaaatgaactaaatcaaaagcgttggggtagtttgccaaccctacagactatttacaaggtaataaaactcttacatacgtctaaatgtatgtgcagacttgtctggaatggaaagtctcactccggccagctgagcaaagttggcaaTCCTGAAAGTGTGAGATGAAAAAAATGAGTAAATGCTTGCGATGGAAGGCCCCGCTGTTTTGGTAACCCCTGCTGTTTGTGACATTCTCTTCTTCTCTTACCGGAGTAGCTGGGGTGTGCCCTTCGTGATCACAGTGGCAGCCGTCTGCATGCACAAGATTGGCTATGACGCCTCGGAGGTGTCTGTGGGCTGGTGCTGGATCAGCCTTAAAGCCTCAGACCATGTCCTGTGGATGATGCTGACTGGAAAGATCTGGGAGCTCTTGGCCTACCTCATCCTTCCCGTCATGTACGTCCTCATAAAGAAGCACATCCACGGAGCGGTGAGTTGTCAGTGCTTCTAGATTTCAGGGCGGCAGGGATTGGAATACATTTGTGCTGTGATTGTATTGTATCATGCCCTTATTTCCTGAAGCGATTGTCTTGAAAGCCTTGAAGGGGGTTGTAAAGCCTGGTTCTCCTTGCAGCATGCTGCCCTGTCAGAGTACCGCCCCATCCTGACCAGCGTTAGGCCGTCTGATGCGCACACTTCCATGGCTGACCGAAAGATGACCCTCATCCCCATAATCTTTATAGGCCTGCGGATCTGGAGCACCATCCGCTTTTTTCTGCTGCTTTTGGGTTCCCCTGCTAGACAGCATCCCATGCTGGTCACCTTGCATGTGAGTTCTGCCTCTGCACATACGAAGACCATAACATCGGCTCCTCTCTGCTTTTCTCTCTTTCCCTGCGTTAAATTGTGAAAATGCCAAATATCAAGACCTCTCCACAGGATTCTTACTTAAAAGCATGTAATTCCTCTATGGGCTAGCCAATGTGTATTTAATGCTGAAAACGCAAGTAGCGCTTTTCATTTAGATCACCACGCATAATACATCTAAGTCCCTATGACGGTGGTGGGCAGCCAGTCGATCGCGATCGACAGATCAATCTTTTAGACATTCCTAGTCGATCGCAGCAATCAGAACACCAAACCTTCTCTCAGCCACATCAATTAGCATGCTCCACTCTGCCCCGTCAGGTCATTAGGTAACTTTATTGGCATACACAAGCTGCATTAATATAGTCCACCACGAGTCACTAATAGCCCACAGGGAGTGTATGTTATAGACACAAAATtaatagtgcccccccccaccaggttgACAACTTTTACCATGTCCAAGCCTCCCAGTCAACAACTTGTCAACTTCTAacgcacccacccccccacccccccccgtaGCTCCCCAGATTATATTTGGTAGGAGACTATTGTCTTGAGAATAAAGGAATGAAATATATAGGTActcttgtgtttttgtttacGGCTTTACAGAACATTCTAGTGCTCAAATTGCTACTGAATGTATGTTAGCATCTGTCATAAGGAATAGATGATGTGTCAGCATCTGTGTTTAATAGCTTTGTAGTTATTTCATATTACATTTACCTGCGTCATGCTCATCATTAAGCTGAAAGGGTCACATCAATGTACTTGCTGTGTGATGTCCAGCTCCTTCGCATTTGTAATGATGATCTGGGTTGATACTCTCTCTGTGTTCTGCTTAGGGCATCGGAAACACTCTGCAAGGAgctgtaaactgcaccctgTTTGTCCTCTTCACCCAGCTGCTGCGTTCCCGGCTGGCTGCTCTGCtctgcagctgctgctgctgctggtacACAGCACCTGTGAGCCCGGCCAGTGAATACTGTGAGAGGTCTAGTGCCTGTGCTTCCTCAGTCAGAGGCAGCAGAGCCCAGGACATCAGCGGTCCGTCAGTCAACAGTTAATTCTGAACGAGGGACAAGTTACAAAAGCATttttctaataaaaaaaaaaaaaacttttctggCTTTTAGGATCAGCCGTTTCATAGCAGGCATGTACTTGCTGTGCTCTCTGGACCCTCCAGCATGTTACCGTCTCGTGTTTTAAGGAGTACATCTGTAGAGATACTCGGAAATCTTATTCTTTTTGTAAAATTGGCACATGTAATGTCTGCAGGCTCAGGTGTTTTGGTACCTTTCTTTCAGACTTAGGTGTTACCTAAGATCTgactattatttttttttcccctttaggTTAATACTCAAAAAAACATTGAACAAATTGGTTTTACTCCCTCACATACTTATCTGTTTATATAGACATA is a window from the Brienomyrus brachyistius isolate T26 chromosome 8, BBRACH_0.4, whole genome shotgun sequence genome containing:
- the gpr157 gene encoding G-protein coupled receptor 157 isoform X2, with translation MHHAFHLISLTQHWGVPFVITVAAVCMHKIGYDASEVSVGWCWISLKASDHVLWMMLTGKIWELLAYLILPVMYVLIKKHIHGAHAALSEYRPILTSVRPSDAHTSMADRKMTLIPIIFIGLRIWSTIRFFLLLLGSPARQHPMLVTLHGIGNTLQGAVNCTLFVLFTQLLRSRLAALLCSCCCCWYTAPVSPASEYCERSSACASSVRGSRAQDISGPSVNS
- the gpr157 gene encoding G-protein coupled receptor 157 isoform X3, with protein sequence MHKIGYDASEVSVGWCWISLKASDHVLWMMLTGKIWELLAYLILPVMYVLIKKHIHGAHAALSEYRPILTSVRPSDAHTSMADRKMTLIPIIFIGLRIWSTIRFFLLLLGSPARQHPMLVTLHGIGNTLQGAVNCTLFVLFTQLLRSRLAALLCSCCCCWYTAPVSPASEYCERSSACASSVRGSRAQDISGPSVNS
- the gpr157 gene encoding G-protein coupled receptor 157 isoform X1; protein product: MQYVIMAGRNETEVHVYQQVVVLLSCALSFFGSVLIIFTYVIWTDLRTTPRKLLMYLSVADLLSAISYSYGVWRVFKSESWDCVAQGAISTFANTSSFFWTVTVAIYLYIYIVKSNQRLADGLVLWFHIISWGVPFVITVAAVCMHKIGYDASEVSVGWCWISLKASDHVLWMMLTGKIWELLAYLILPVMYVLIKKHIHGAHAALSEYRPILTSVRPSDAHTSMADRKMTLIPIIFIGLRIWSTIRFFLLLLGSPARQHPMLVTLHGIGNTLQGAVNCTLFVLFTQLLRSRLAALLCSCCCCWYTAPVSPASEYCERSSACASSVRGSRAQDISGPSVNS